The DNA region GGGTGTCCAGCGCCGCCAGGCAGTGCATCAGCGTGGACTTGCCGGACCCCGAGGGACCCATGATCGCGGTGAACTGTCCGGCCTCGAGATCGAGCGTGACTCCGTCCAGAGCGTGCACGGTGGCGCCCCCGGTCCCGTACGTCTTGCGGAGGTCGACCGCCCGGGCGGCGACGGCGGGCGGGCTGGCGGGTGCGCTCGTCATGGCACCAGCCTGCCCGAGCGCGCCGACACCCGCCATCAGGGGCACCCCTGATCCCACCCCGACGGCCTCATCCCGGCCCCAGCGCGGGGAGGAAGAGCGCGGCGTCGCCGAACTCGTGCCACAGGTAGCCCGAGGCCCGCGCCGCCGCGTAGGCCCGGTCGGTCAGCTCGTCGCCGGCCACCGCGCGCACCAGCTGCAGGTGGGAGGCGCCGGCGTCGTGCCACCCGGTGACCAGTCCGGTGACGACCTGGGGCGGCTCGGCCGGCGTCACCACCCGGTCGGTCCAGCCCGCGCTGGGGTGCACCGTCGGGGAGCCGTCGCGGTGGCGGACGGCGGACTCCAGCGCGCGGGTCACCGTGGTGCCCACCGCCACCACCCGGCCGCCCGAGCGACGGGTTGCGTTCACCACCGCCGCGGTGACCTCGGGTACGGCGAACCGCTCCGGCTGCGGACCCTCGCCGGCCTCCTGGGAGGAGACCCCGGTGTGCAGGGTGATCGTCGCGGTGACGATGCCGGAGGCGACGAGGTCCGCCACCACCGCCGGGGTGAACGGGCGGCCCGCCGACGGCATCTCGGCGCTGCCGGGACGCCGGGAGAACAGGGTCTGGTAGTCGTGCATCTCGAACGGGCGCTCCAGGTAGCCGTAGGAGATCGGGCGTCCGACCCGCAGCAGGGTGTCCGCCAGGTCGCCGGTGGCCTCGGCGCGCCAGAGCCGGTTGCCACGTCCGGTCGGGGAGGAGGCGCCGTCGGGGTAGGGGGCGAGCAACCGGACCCGGAGATCGCTGCCGGGGACGGTGAGCAGGTCGCCGGGCCGGGCGTCCAGCACGGCGCGGGCGGCATCGGGGGCGCGTCGTACCTCCACGACGCGGTGGCCGTCGTCGAGCCGGGTGGCCAGGTGGAGCACCACGGGGCCCTGGCGGTCGCTGTGGGCGTCGAGCTGGGCGGGCACGGTCGCGGAGTCGTTCACCACGACGACGTCCCCGGCGCGGAGCTCCGCGGCGAGCCCACGGAAGGTGCGGTGCCGGATCCGGTCGGTACCGGAGGTGCCATCCGCGACCAGGAGCCGGACGGCGTCCCGGGCGAGCCCGCGGCGCTCGGCGGGAGCGGGGGCGAAGGTCGGCTCGGTGGTGGGCTGCGCACTCATCTCAGGCCTCCTGGGCGCTCGGACGACGGGTGGTGGTGGCGGTGGGGAGGTCGGTCGCCCGGTAGCGACCCGACGGCGGCCGGCTCGCGAGCAGACCGATCAGGTGTGGCACGACCGCCTCGGGCAGCGGCCGGTCGGAGATGTCCTGGTCGGGGAACCACTGCTGGTGGAGCGCGGTGCGCATGTCGCCGGGGTCGACCGCGTAGGCGGTGATCTCCGGGTTCTCGGCGGCGAAGGTGGCGGTCAGGTGGTCGAGGCCGGCTTTCGAGGCGCTGTAGAGGCCCCACCCCGGGTAGTGCTCGACGGCGGCGTCGGAGGAGAGGGAGAGCAGCGTGCCGTGCCCGGCGACCAGGTGGCCGAGCAGGAGGGAGGTGAGCACCAGTGGTGCGCCCACGTTGTGCCGCCAGACGTGCTGCAGGTCGGCGGGTGTCACCTGGTCGAGGCGGCGGTAGCGGTGCTCGCCGCTGGCCGGGCCGAGCACGCTGGCGTTGTTCACCAGCAGGTCGAGCCGGCCGTGGTCCTCGACCGCGGCGCGCAGTGCCGCCCGGTGCTCGGAGTCGGTGACGTCCCCGGGCAGCGCGGTGATCCGTGCGCCGGGGAGCCCGGCGCGGATCGCGTCTGCCGCCGCCCGGAGCCGGTCCGCGTCCCGACCGTCGGTGATCACCTGCCAGCCGTCGGCGGCGAGGGCCGCGACGAGAGCGCGGCCGAGGCCGGCGCTGCCACCGGTGACCACCGCGATCGGGCGGTTCGCGAGGTCGGAGTGAGGAGACGGGGTCGTGTCGTGGTGGGTCATGGGACAAGGCTTCAACTTCAAGTGAAGTTGAAGTCAAGGGCTACACGCGGTCGATCTGCTGGGGCGGTGAGACGTCCGACAGATTCGCCGCTCCGCGTCGGACCGGTGTGCGACAGTGGCCGCATGGCTGGACAGCGGCGCTACGTGGGAGCGATCGACCAGGGGACCACCAGCACTCGGTTCATGGTCTTCGACCACGCGGGCGCGGTGGTGGCGCGGCACCAGCTCGAGCACCAGCAGATCCTGCCGCGGGCCGGCTGGGTCGAGCACAACCCGGTGGAGATCTGGGAGCGCACCTCCGCGGTGGTGCAGACCGCCCTCGGCCGGGCCGGCCTCGAGGCCGACGACCTGGCCGCGGTCGGCATCACCAACCAGCGGGAGACCACGATCGTCTGGGACCGTGCCACCGGTCGACCCCTGCACAACGCGATCGTGTGGCAGGACACCCGCACCGACGCGATCGCCGCCCGGCTCGAGCGGGACGGCCACGGCGACCTGATCCGCGAGCGGGCCGGGCTGCCACCGGCGCCCTACTTCTCGGGCGGCAAGCTGCGCTGGCTGCTGGACAACGTGGACGGCCTGCGCGACCGGGCCGACTCCGGCGAGGTGCTGTTCGGCACCCCCGACACCTGGGTGCTGTGGAACCTCACCGGCGGAGTCGACGGCGGGGTGCACGTCACCGACGTCACCAACGCCAGCAGGACCATGCTGATGGACCTGGAGACCCTCGACTGGGACGACGAGCTGCTGGCGGTCTTCGACGTCCCGCGCGCGATGCTGCCGACGATCCGGGAGTCGTCGGCGGCGGTGCCCTACGGCACCACTCGTCGTACCGGGCCGTTCGGGGGCGAGGTGCCGATCACCGGGATCCTCGGTGACCAGCAGGCGGCCACCGTCGGCCAGGTCTGCTTCGCCCCCGGCGAGGCGAAGAACACCTACGGCACCGGCAACTTCATGCTGCTCAACACCGGCACCGAGATCGTCCGCTCCCGTGCCGGCCTGCTCACCACGCCCGCCTACAAGTTCGGCGACGAGCCGTGTGTCTACGCGCTGGAGGGATCGATCGCGGTCACCGGATCGGCGGTCCAGTGGTTGCGCGACCAGCTCGGCATCATCAGCGGCGCGGCCGAGTCGGAGGCCCTGGCCCGTCAGGTCGCGGAGAACGGCGGGGTCTACTTCGTGCCGGCCTTCTCCGGACTCTTCGCGCCCTACTGGCGCTCGGACGCCCGGGGCGCGATCGTCGGACTCTCCCGGTTCAACACCAACGCGCACCTCGCCCGAGCCACCCTCGAGGCGATCTGCTACCAGTCCCGCGACGTGGTGGAGGCGATGTCCGCCGACTCCGGGGTGCGGCTGGAGACGCTCAAGGTGGACGGCGGCGTCACCCTCAACGACCTCTGCATGCAGATCCAGGCCGACGTGCTCGGCGTCGATGTGAGCCGCCCCGAGGTCCCCGAGACGACCGCGCTCGGCGCCGCCTACGCCGCCGGACTCGCGGTGGGCTACTGGGCCGGCACCGACGAGCTGCGACAGAACTGGCGTGAGGACGCCCGCTGGTCCCCGGCATGGAGCAGCGAACAGCGCGACGAGGGCTACCGCCAGTGGAAGAAGGCCGTCCAGCGCACCCTGGACTGGGTGGACGTCTGAGCAGCACCCGTGCCCGGGCGACAGCGCCGTCGCCGTACCGCTCCCGACCATCAGGGGGACCGATGGAACCCGCCGCACTCTCGCCCCGCGCCCGCAGCGCCGCACTGCGCCGGATGGCCAACCAACGACTCGACGTGCTGGTGATCGGGGGAGGCGTGGTCGGCGCCGGCGCCGCCCTCGACGCGGCCACCCGGGGGCTCGCGGTCGGCCTCGTCGAGGCCCGCGACTTCGCCTCCGGCACCTCCAGCCGCAGCTCCAAGCTGATCCACGGCGGCCTGCGCTACCTGGAGATGCTGGACTTCCGGCTGGTCGCCGAGGCGCTGA from Nocardioides sambongensis includes:
- the glpK gene encoding glycerol kinase GlpK gives rise to the protein MAGQRRYVGAIDQGTTSTRFMVFDHAGAVVARHQLEHQQILPRAGWVEHNPVEIWERTSAVVQTALGRAGLEADDLAAVGITNQRETTIVWDRATGRPLHNAIVWQDTRTDAIAARLERDGHGDLIRERAGLPPAPYFSGGKLRWLLDNVDGLRDRADSGEVLFGTPDTWVLWNLTGGVDGGVHVTDVTNASRTMLMDLETLDWDDELLAVFDVPRAMLPTIRESSAAVPYGTTRRTGPFGGEVPITGILGDQQAATVGQVCFAPGEAKNTYGTGNFMLLNTGTEIVRSRAGLLTTPAYKFGDEPCVYALEGSIAVTGSAVQWLRDQLGIISGAAESEALARQVAENGGVYFVPAFSGLFAPYWRSDARGAIVGLSRFNTNAHLARATLEAICYQSRDVVEAMSADSGVRLETLKVDGGVTLNDLCMQIQADVLGVDVSRPEVPETTALGAAYAAGLAVGYWAGTDELRQNWREDARWSPAWSSEQRDEGYRQWKKAVQRTLDWVDV
- a CDS encoding SDR family NAD(P)-dependent oxidoreductase, yielding MTHHDTTPSPHSDLANRPIAVVTGGSAGLGRALVAALAADGWQVITDGRDADRLRAAADAIRAGLPGARITALPGDVTDSEHRAALRAAVEDHGRLDLLVNNASVLGPASGEHRYRRLDQVTPADLQHVWRHNVGAPLVLTSLLLGHLVAGHGTLLSLSSDAAVEHYPGWGLYSASKAGLDHLTATFAAENPEITAYAVDPGDMRTALHQQWFPDQDISDRPLPEAVVPHLIGLLASRPPSGRYRATDLPTATTTRRPSAQEA
- a CDS encoding S-adenosylmethionine:tRNA ribosyltransferase-isomerase, yielding MSAQPTTEPTFAPAPAERRGLARDAVRLLVADGTSGTDRIRHRTFRGLAAELRAGDVVVVNDSATVPAQLDAHSDRQGPVVLHLATRLDDGHRVVEVRRAPDAARAVLDARPGDLLTVPGSDLRVRLLAPYPDGASSPTGRGNRLWRAEATGDLADTLLRVGRPISYGYLERPFEMHDYQTLFSRRPGSAEMPSAGRPFTPAVVADLVASGIVTATITLHTGVSSQEAGEGPQPERFAVPEVTAAVVNATRRSGGRVVAVGTTVTRALESAVRHRDGSPTVHPSAGWTDRVVTPAEPPQVVTGLVTGWHDAGASHLQLVRAVAGDELTDRAYAAARASGYLWHEFGDAALFLPALGPG